Proteins encoded in a region of the Quercus lobata isolate SW786 chromosome 8, ValleyOak3.0 Primary Assembly, whole genome shotgun sequence genome:
- the LOC115957023 gene encoding uncharacterized protein LOC115957023, translating into MQDWKRNLIIVLTANKITHVLNTEAPKLALADATEAQRDAFNKWHEADEMDKCYIMASMTNVLQKQCQGLVTAQDMMLHLKEMFGEQSRSARQTAMKNLMSTKMVEGTPVQEHILKMISFINELDMLGAKIDSET; encoded by the exons ATGCAAG ATTGGAAAAGGAACCTAATCATTGTTCTCACTGCTAATAAGATAACTCATGTCCTTAATACTGAGGCACCGAAACTTGCTTTAGCTGATGCCACTGAGGCGCAAAGAGATGCATTTAATAAGTGGCATGAGGCTGATGAAATGGATAAATGCTACATAATGGCCTCTATGACCAATGTGTTGCAAAAACAATGCCAAGGCCTAGTTACAGCACAAGATATGATGCTGCACCTCAAAGAGATGTTTGGAGAACAAAGCAGAAGTGCACGGCAAACTGCTATGAAAAATCTCATGTCCACCAAAATGGTGGAAGGAACTCCAGTTCAGGAACATATCCTGAAGATGATTTCTTTCATCAATGAACTGGATATGCTTGGTGCAAAAATTGATAGTGAGACCTAA